GCGTGCTCGGCCGGCAGGCCCCGCGCAGCGACCTCAGCATCGCGGCGCTGGATGCGGAGGAGTTCGACGAGGTGATGCGCGTCAACGTGCGCGGGGCGGCGCTGGGGATGAAGCACGCGGCGCGCGCCATGGTTCCGCGCCGCGCCGGGTGCATAATCTCGGTGGCGAGCGTGGCCGGGGTGATGGGCGGCATGGGTCCGCACGCCTACGCCGCCTCCAAGCACGCCGTCGTGGGGCTCACCACGAACGCCGCCTGCGAGCTGGGAAAGCACGGGATCCGAGTCAACTGCGTCTCCCCCTTCGGGGTGGCCACGCGGATGCTGGTCAACGCCTGGCGCGAGGTCGAGGACGAGCACGTCGATCCGGCGGGCGCGCCGCCGACAGCGGAGGAGGTGGAGAAGACCGAAGAAATGGTGAGGGGGCTGGCGAACCTGAAAGGCGTGACGTTGACGGCCAGGGACGTGGCCGAGGCGATCCTCTACCTGGCCAGCGACGAGTCCAGGTACGTGAGCGGCCACAACCTCGTCGTCGACGGCGGCGTCACCACCTCAAGAAACCTCATCGGACTGTAACACGCTCAAGAACGCCGTCTGCTCTGCTGTACTTGattgtttcttcttcctcctcgacaCTGATATCAGACCGTTGTTCAAGCATCCTTCATTGTCTGTAATTGATTCATTGTGGAATCAACAATCTCTCCTCGATGCGTTCCCGTGTTCTAATTGatcataaactaaataaaaagcATAGCTCGTTAATGTTCATTGATCCAGCTGAAATTGAAGAGATGGCGTACTGATGACGGCGATGGCGTGGTTGTTGACCGGTAGCACATTATTTACTCCTGGGAGCGGATTCCTTTGGATCTTGTGCATATTTGAAACGAGTAAACAAAACATCAATGTTTAAAAATCAGGGGAAAGTCCTCAAGTTTGACGAAAGTCCTCCGATATTTAAATCAGTTTAAATTCTAAATGGATGAATGAAGAATACCAGAATAGTAGAGAACGTACGTGCAAAAGTAAGCTTGAGATATGGACAAAATGTACTGATCATGTCCGAAAACGGGAAGGTGGCTAGCTGAGAATGTGGCTACTGCGTTGACTTGATGTAAACCGCACCTTGCTCTGTAAAACAAGCAACGTCGGTGCCGAGTCAGGGAAGAGGTCCCCGGTGTTAGTtcttcgacactcaagtcaatcaTTGGAATTGTAGAAGAATGTGGAGCAATAGTAGGACAAGCGTAAATAGTGAATAATATGTACCTCTACCGGTGCATGGAACCCTTTGTACATAAAGCCCCGGTGGACGACGTGCACGTTTCTCGAGACGTGAGTACGTTCTCCAatgtgtcctatgaaaggacctgtcaggaaagtgtctctgacaccataccttaacaagacgtacatatccctgacaagacagcAGAAGCTTCCGCTGTACGATCCACCTGTTGACCATGTCTTGTGTCAGCTGTAATATCTCTCAAAAAGATATTGAGAGATACGACGATGATCCCGCTACACGACCGAGCAAGGTAGCTGCTTGGCTGGGGACTCCTCCGCTCGATCGGCCTCGGCTGTTCTTTTTTAAGACAATTGGGTATAGTAGACTGTCGTCTCCCGATCGGACAAGTGCTCCGGTCTCCTGGTATTCTGTCTCTCCGTACTGAATGTCTGGCAATCTTACCATACTGTTCCGAGCTAGACGGGCGATCAGCTCGGCCAAGCCTGTTTTCGATCGGACATTGTCTGCCCCGACATGCCCTTCTAGTCGACCTCCGCTCGACCACCGTAGGTGAGCCCTTTGACACCC
The genomic region above belongs to Zingiber officinale cultivar Zhangliang chromosome 11A, Zo_v1.1, whole genome shotgun sequence and contains:
- the LOC122032473 gene encoding sex determination protein tasselseed-2-like; the protein is MPAAEVTPEKSLEGKRVHVWETAAPPLPKRLEGKVAIVTGGGRGIGEATVQVFALHGAKVVVADVEDVDGESLAARLGPSVSFVHCDVREEADIERLVDRTVARHGRLDVFCSNAGVLGRQAPRSDLSIAALDAEEFDEVMRVNVRGAALGMKHAARAMVPRRAGCIISVASVAGVMGGMGPHAYAASKHAVVGLTTNAACELGKHGIRVNCVSPFGVATRMLVNAWREVEDEHVDPAGAPPTAEEVEKTEEMVRGLANLKGVTLTARDVAEAILYLASDESRYVSGHNLVVDGGVTTSRNLIGL